A genome region from Geobacter pickeringii includes the following:
- the nspC gene encoding carboxynorspermidine decarboxylase: protein MTGIDIPKILKLAPSPAYVVDLGRLRHNLAILDEVQRRSGAKILMALKAFAMWSVFPVIRETLHGVCASSPWEARLGREEFGREVHSFAAAFKESDVVELLAVSNHLVFNSFNQLERFRPLWEKERGRVSVGLRVNPEHSEGHTAIYDPCAPKSRLGIPRAEFEGKSLEGVEGLHFHTLCEQLFEPLERTAKVFEERFGPFLHDMKWLNLGGGHHITREGYDIDALVELVKYFKGKYGVEVYLEPGEAIAIGTGILVGEVLDVVRNEMDIAILDVSATCHMPDVLEMPYRPGITGGFDPGAKAHSYRLGGPSCLAGDVIGDWSFERPLKPGDRLAFEDMSHYTMVKTTTFNGIQHPAICTFEPETGELRVVRKFGYEDFKVRLS from the coding sequence TTGACCGGTATTGACATCCCGAAAATCCTGAAGCTCGCCCCATCCCCCGCCTACGTGGTGGACCTGGGGCGGCTGCGCCATAACCTCGCCATCCTGGACGAGGTGCAGCGGCGCAGCGGCGCCAAGATCCTCATGGCGCTGAAGGCGTTCGCCATGTGGAGCGTCTTTCCCGTCATCCGGGAGACGTTGCACGGCGTCTGCGCCAGCTCACCCTGGGAGGCGCGGCTCGGGCGCGAGGAGTTCGGCCGCGAGGTCCACAGCTTTGCCGCCGCCTTCAAGGAGAGTGACGTGGTGGAGCTCCTTGCCGTCTCTAACCACCTGGTCTTCAACTCCTTCAACCAGCTGGAGCGGTTCCGCCCCCTGTGGGAGAAGGAGCGGGGGCGGGTTTCGGTGGGGCTGCGGGTGAACCCCGAGCACTCCGAGGGACATACCGCCATCTACGACCCCTGCGCTCCCAAGTCGCGCCTCGGCATCCCCCGCGCCGAATTCGAGGGGAAGTCGCTGGAAGGAGTCGAGGGGCTCCACTTCCACACCCTCTGCGAGCAGCTCTTCGAGCCCCTGGAGCGGACGGCGAAGGTCTTCGAGGAGAGGTTCGGCCCGTTTCTCCACGATATGAAGTGGCTGAACCTCGGCGGCGGTCACCACATCACCCGCGAGGGGTATGACATCGACGCCCTGGTGGAGCTTGTGAAATACTTCAAGGGGAAGTACGGGGTGGAGGTCTACCTGGAGCCGGGGGAGGCCATCGCCATCGGCACCGGGATCCTCGTGGGAGAGGTGCTGGACGTGGTGCGAAACGAGATGGATATCGCCATCCTCGATGTATCCGCCACCTGCCACATGCCCGACGTGCTGGAGATGCCCTACCGCCCCGGTATCACCGGCGGGTTCGACCCCGGCGCGAAGGCCCACTCCTATCGCCTCGGCGGGCCGTCGTGCCTGGCGGGGGACGTCATCGGCGACTGGTCTTTTGAGCGGCCCCTGAAGCCGGGGGACCGGCTCGCCTTCGAGGACATGTCCCACTACACCATGGTGAAGACCACCACCTTCAACGGCATCCAGCATCCGGCCATCTGCACCTTCGAGCCGGAGACCGGGGAGTTGCGGGTGGTGCGCAAGTTCGGGTACGAGGATTTCAAGGTCAGGCTTTCCTGA
- a CDS encoding saccharopine dehydrogenase family protein encodes MSKVLIIGAGGVGQVVVHKCAQRRDIFSEITLASRTKAKCDAIAAQLGGSIATAQVDADNVPELVALIKKEQPKLVINVALPYQDLTIMDACLETGVDYLDTANYEPKDTAKFEYSWQWAYQERFKDAGLMALLGSGFDPGVTNVYTALAAKKYLDEVQEIDIIDANAGSHGQPFATNFNPEINIREVTAPCRHWENGQWVETGALATKRSFDFPDGIGPMNIYRMYHEEMESIVKHIPTIRKAQFWMTFSDNYLKHLEVLQNVGMTRIDEVEFQGQKIVPIQFLKALLPDPGSLGPLTKGKTCIGVIARGLKDGKRKQVYIYNICDHEACYREVGSQAISYTTGVPAVVGAIMMLTGTWHAPGVWNMEQFDPELFLEVLGPMGLPEVVVEGEWPEL; translated from the coding sequence ATGAGCAAGGTACTCATAATCGGAGCAGGCGGGGTCGGCCAGGTCGTTGTCCACAAGTGCGCCCAGCGCCGTGACATCTTCAGCGAGATCACCCTGGCCTCTCGGACCAAGGCCAAGTGCGACGCCATCGCCGCCCAGCTCGGCGGGAGCATCGCCACCGCCCAGGTGGATGCCGACAACGTTCCCGAGCTGGTGGCGCTCATCAAGAAGGAGCAGCCGAAGCTCGTCATCAACGTGGCCCTGCCGTACCAGGACCTGACCATCATGGATGCCTGCCTGGAGACCGGCGTTGACTACCTCGACACCGCCAACTACGAGCCCAAGGACACCGCCAAGTTCGAGTACTCCTGGCAGTGGGCCTACCAGGAGCGCTTCAAGGATGCGGGACTCATGGCGCTCCTCGGCTCCGGCTTCGATCCGGGGGTCACCAACGTCTACACCGCCCTCGCCGCAAAGAAGTACCTGGACGAGGTGCAGGAGATCGACATCATCGACGCCAACGCGGGGAGCCACGGCCAGCCCTTTGCCACCAACTTCAACCCGGAGATCAACATCCGCGAGGTGACCGCCCCGTGCCGCCACTGGGAGAACGGCCAGTGGGTGGAGACCGGCGCCCTGGCCACGAAGCGCTCCTTCGACTTCCCCGACGGCATCGGTCCCATGAACATCTACCGGATGTACCACGAGGAGATGGAGTCCATCGTCAAGCACATCCCGACCATCAGGAAGGCCCAGTTCTGGATGACCTTCTCCGACAACTACCTGAAGCACCTGGAGGTGCTCCAGAACGTCGGCATGACCCGCATCGACGAGGTGGAGTTCCAGGGACAGAAGATCGTGCCGATCCAGTTTCTCAAGGCTCTCCTCCCCGACCCCGGCAGCCTGGGTCCCCTCACCAAGGGGAAGACCTGCATCGGCGTCATCGCCCGTGGTCTCAAGGACGGCAAGCGGAAGCAGGTCTACATCTACAACATCTGCGACCACGAGGCCTGCTACAGGGAGGTCGGCTCCCAGGCCATCAGCTACACCACCGGTGTGCCGGCAGTGGTGGGGGCCATCATGATGCTCACCGGCACGTGGCACGCCCCCGGCGTCTGGAACATGGAGCAGTTCGATCCCGAATTGTTCTTGGAAGTCCTCGGTCCCATGGGACTGCCGGAGGTGGTTGTTGAAGGCGAGTGGCCTGAACTGTAG
- a CDS encoding helix-turn-helix domain-containing protein, translating into MKIGERLKRLRMINSLTQEELASRADLTKGYISQLENDATSPSIATLKDILDVFGVSMQEFFGDPIGEDVVYGKEARVQPSAGDEKIQVELLVPGAQNRDMDPALVTLAPGEEMDEQNFHEGEEFGFVLLGKIQLRLDDKIYTVKKDECFYFTSDKRHAVKNVGKGPAKILWVVTPPTFDY; encoded by the coding sequence GTGAAGATCGGCGAGCGGTTGAAGCGGCTCAGGATGATCAATTCCCTTACCCAGGAAGAGCTGGCGAGTCGTGCTGACCTCACCAAGGGGTACATCTCGCAGTTGGAAAACGACGCCACCTCCCCCTCCATCGCCACCCTGAAGGATATCCTCGACGTCTTCGGCGTCAGCATGCAGGAGTTCTTCGGCGACCCCATCGGTGAGGACGTGGTCTACGGCAAGGAGGCGCGGGTCCAGCCCTCGGCCGGAGACGAGAAGATCCAGGTGGAGCTCCTCGTTCCCGGCGCCCAGAACCGCGACATGGACCCGGCGCTGGTGACCCTGGCCCCCGGCGAGGAGATGGATGAGCAGAATTTCCACGAAGGGGAGGAGTTCGGTTTTGTCCTTCTCGGCAAGATCCAGCTCCGGCTGGACGACAAGATCTACACGGTGAAGAAGGACGAGTGCTTCTACTTCACCTCGGACAAGCGGCACGCCGTGAAGAACGTCGGCAAGGGGCCTGCTAAAATATTGTGGGTCGTGACCCCGCCGACGTTCGATTACTAA
- the proC gene encoding pyrroline-5-carboxylate reductase, protein MLRGRRLGFIGGGNMAEAIIRGVLAGGVPAEEISVAEPVAARREELRSRYGVDARAENTDVVTASNAVILAVKPQVFRGVVAGMGSGALDGKLLISIMAGVPAAAIEEACGTAARVIRVMPNTPALVLHGASALCRGTHADDDDLAFAQSIFDLVGTSCVVEEKLMDAVTGLSGSGPAYVFTFIEALSDAGVKNGLPRDVASRLAAQTVLGAAKLVMESGEHPAILREKVTSPGGTTIAGVASLEQNGFRGAVVAAVDAATARSVELGKK, encoded by the coding sequence ATGCTACGAGGCCGGAGACTCGGATTCATCGGCGGGGGGAATATGGCGGAGGCCATCATCAGGGGGGTGCTGGCGGGGGGAGTGCCTGCAGAGGAGATCTCCGTGGCCGAGCCGGTGGCGGCCCGCCGGGAGGAACTTCGCAGCCGCTACGGCGTCGATGCCCGGGCGGAGAACACCGACGTGGTGACCGCCAGCAACGCCGTCATCCTCGCCGTCAAGCCCCAGGTCTTCCGCGGCGTCGTGGCGGGGATGGGGTCCGGCGCCCTCGACGGCAAACTCCTCATCTCCATCATGGCCGGGGTACCGGCCGCCGCCATCGAGGAGGCGTGCGGCACGGCGGCACGGGTGATCCGGGTGATGCCCAACACGCCGGCCCTCGTCCTGCACGGTGCCTCCGCCCTCTGCCGGGGAACCCATGCCGACGACGACGATCTCGCCTTCGCGCAGTCCATCTTCGATCTGGTGGGGACGAGTTGCGTGGTGGAGGAGAAACTGATGGACGCCGTGACCGGCCTCTCCGGCAGCGGACCGGCCTACGTCTTCACCTTCATCGAGGCCCTCTCCGACGCCGGGGTCAAGAACGGCCTTCCCCGCGACGTGGCCTCCCGCCTCGCCGCCCAGACCGTCCTCGGCGCGGCGAAGCTCGTGATGGAAAGCGGCGAGCACCCGGCCATCCTCCGGGAGAAGGTCACCTCCCCCGGCGGCACCACCATTGCCGGCGTCGCCTCTCTGGAGCAAAACGGCTTCCGGGGCGCGGTCGTCGCCGCCGTGGATGCCGCCACCGCCCGCTCGGTGGAACTCGGGAAAAAGTAG
- a CDS encoding polysaccharide deacetylase family protein produces MRFHLLLPTVVLALVSALPALAAKPAPPAVLSQDAPVLSRGMNVPILLYHRLGPTVADGMTIKTTVFEEHLKYLRENGYTVIPLRQVVDFYLKKGPAPAPKSVVIVEDDAHKSVYSDMLPLVKKYRVPVTVFVYPSAISNAKYALTWDQIRELKKTGLFDFQSHTYWHPNFKKDRKKLKPAEFEKFVDMQLKKSKDKIEKELGGKVDLLAWPFGIYDDYLLKKAAEAGYVSTFTIERRHATPAESVTRLPRYLLINADQGKAFAQILAGTAPKRNVVY; encoded by the coding sequence ATGAGATTTCACCTGCTTCTGCCTACCGTTGTTCTTGCACTAGTTTCCGCCCTTCCCGCACTTGCCGCCAAACCTGCACCGCCTGCCGTCCTCAGCCAGGATGCGCCGGTCCTGAGCCGGGGGATGAACGTCCCGATCCTTCTCTATCACCGCCTCGGCCCCACCGTTGCCGACGGCATGACCATCAAGACGACGGTCTTCGAGGAGCACCTGAAGTATCTCCGGGAGAACGGCTACACGGTCATCCCCCTCCGCCAGGTGGTGGACTTCTACCTGAAGAAGGGGCCGGCGCCGGCACCGAAATCGGTGGTGATCGTGGAGGACGACGCCCACAAGTCGGTCTACTCCGACATGCTCCCCCTGGTCAAAAAATACCGCGTGCCGGTGACGGTTTTCGTCTACCCGTCGGCCATCTCCAACGCCAAGTACGCCCTGACCTGGGACCAGATCCGGGAGCTGAAAAAGACCGGGCTCTTTGATTTCCAGTCCCACACCTACTGGCACCCCAATTTCAAGAAGGACCGGAAGAAGCTCAAGCCGGCGGAATTCGAGAAGTTCGTCGACATGCAGCTGAAGAAGTCGAAGGACAAGATCGAGAAGGAACTCGGGGGGAAGGTCGACCTCCTCGCCTGGCCCTTCGGCATCTACGATGACTACCTGCTGAAGAAGGCGGCCGAGGCCGGCTACGTGAGCACCTTCACCATCGAGCGCCGCCACGCGACCCCCGCCGAGAGCGTGACCAGGCTTCCCCGGTATCTCCTGATCAACGCGGACCAGGGGAAGGCCTTCGCCCAGATCCTGGCGGGAACGGCGCCCAAGAGAAATGTCGTCTACTGA